The genomic window taaggaaagaaaaataaatacaaagctTCTATTTCTTCATCTATTAGGTAATTGAAGGCAaatcaagtaattaattaaaaatcataaaattcaatcaacaaaattaacagcctaaaaaggaacaaaaatctCTAATAcactataatttaattaaaacacacACATTACACTGcaataaagcaaaataaaataaaatggagagACTTACTTCTCCGCTTCGATCAGGTAATTCAAGGCAAATGAAGTGAGATTTATTGTAAAGAGGAAATGCCTCTAATGCAGCTTCATTATACGCTTTCTCGTCATTCAATACCGACCTCAAATCTgcgaaaaacaaaatcttaataaaCACGCAGCAGAGAAGGCTAcagaaattagaaaacaaaacggAGACGCAATGCAAATATGAGAGACCTTTCGCGATGTATTGGATTTCACCGGCGGGAGAGTTGAGGAGAAACCATTTAGCGATCTCTCTCTTTCGCTTCTCGTTTAATTCGCAGTCCTCTTCTGCCATTTTTTGGCCCTGTCTTCTTTtgtttcccttgtttttttaaatgaattggAGAGAGGAGGGGAGAGGAGGGAGGGTTGTGTGTGATCTGGAAAAGGCGAGAGGGAAATGATTTTTGGATCAGTGGGGTCgggatattttttaatgtgatcgTGACCGTTCAATTGTAATATTACCTTATTGCCGTTGTAACTTGTAAATGCCTCGGTTTTAAGGTACGGCATGGAGATAGATTCTTCTATAAAAGGACGAAAGAGACACTGTAACCGATTGTGTAACATTAATTAAACGGTGTAGTTGTTTGCAAAGCTGGCGTGTTTGGAACCACAACATGAGTTGACCTGATcagatgaaattataataataattataatttaaagtattttttatttaaaaatatattaaaattattttttattttttaaaaattatttttatcattaatacattaaaattatctaaaaacataaaaaatttaattttaaataaaaaaaaaaaaattttaaaaaaaaaactccaaaaaacACAGACGGACAACcatgcttgtttttttaaaaaattaataccttttcaattaattttcaataatttttacatcctgataataaaaatatcaaaaatcacctaggaaaattagaagaaaaaaaaattcccaacaacaatattttaaaacagaTAGCATGACATCCGTTATTTCGAAATATCACATTACTTCGAATTAAAATCAcattactgtttttttattttttttgccttgaaattcatttttcatttcttgaaacAAGAGCTTATCATTACAGATTAAGGTATTACATTGACAGTTGATGTTGAATTTTGTTAAAGTTCTATTTATAGCGACCAAATCAGTATTGCATCAAAATCTACCAGAGTATTACTAGCAGGCGTTCCATTGCCCCAGTAAGTTAGCTTCCAAAAACTGTTTCCATGCCCTCACTGGGCCTACATCTCTAATACTAGCAGTATGTTCCCTTGCCCTAAAGTTCATGAACAGGCCTCTGGCTGCAAAACCCAGTAGCTCAGTTGAGTCCATGTAGCCACGCATCCTTGAAATGATTATACTGTCATAAGAGAATCCAATCCTGAAGTACCGACCCGAAGAAAGGAGCTCCTGTGAAGGTCGGGGTTCACATGGTAAATCTCTTTCTTCGGTGGACACATGGCTTCCCGCGCCAAATGAACCCCAGTCAACCTGCTGCAACATATCAGCTGCCCTCTCTGTGATTCCAGCAGCAGCTTGTTGAAACTCGACTGATTGTTCCAATGCTAATTTTTCAACTTGGACTTTTAGTTGTTGCAATCGCTGGCCAATTCTTGAAGACACGGCATCATACATTTTTCCTCTTGATATGTTTTCAACACCTTCCGCATCAAGTATATCGTCAAAATGGATTGGATCACCAAGAAGCACTGTCACCTGCATGTTCCATGGACATCAATTGAGAAAGAACAATAATGAGCGCGATACAagtataaaataactaaacaaattaGAACAGGAAACCCAAGCTATGGAAAGGTCACAGCCTATAAAAGGTACACGGGAAGTTACAAACAAAtgcattattaattttgaaggtGTGTGATGTGTACATGGACATGTCAGTCAAATTCCAAGCTGCTGTTGACTTAAAAGAATCTTTAGTTTGCAGAGTCCTGTTCTGAGAATTAATCAGAAAGGAAGTAGAAGTTGCAAAGACTATGCATACGAATACATCTGCATTTATACACTCTTGAAGGAAGTGAACGAAAAGGAAGCTTCAACTATCCCAGTAGCTTATTAGAAGAAAATCAGATATTGTAAATGCTTAAGCGAATAATTAGAAACAGTAGGAACATCTTATATTTACCAGAACAAAAACAATCACACCACGTACCCTCTTTCCAATCCTTGGGAGAGTTGCTCCTATGGGCATGATCTCTTGCATCCCAGTGTGTACAAATGGGATGACCAAAGGGACAGTGTCAGCATCAAGGATCAACCTGTTAAAGCATGAAATCAGCTATTTCAAACAGCACAGCcaatcaaaaaacacaaatgttTTGATGCATATACGCACATATCCTAAAAATCATCTTGCTAGTCAAGGCTTGGAAAAACTCAatgcaaaacaaattgagagGATAGGATAAGAGAAGTGAAGGGTATAAAGCATCCTCTTCAATTCCCTTCCCCTGCTAAAAGACCATTTCATCTTTTCCTCAAGTTCttgtttatcaaaattataaaagtgGATCCTCTTCCATGCCTTCCACACAactaaaacaaaacccaaaaagatTTAAATGGTACGGAAGGCACTCTTACCTCCCCACACCTCTCTTTGAAGAACCCATGGTTTTTCCACCATCCCGAGAACGACTACCTTCCGGGAATATGTGAACCCAACTACCACTGTTCAACTTTGCGATAGCCATGTCCATGCCCTACAGCAAGATGATAAGAATAGCATATTAGAGGgggaaaaatactttgaaaacaaACATGCAAAAAGACTAGACATGCAGGGTGTGAAACTGACGAGTCAAAATAGTCATCAACCTCCAAGCAAGTCCTCTTATAATCaaactttccttttatttttttgataagcCATTTTTAACAGCCTCAAAACCAAATAATAGAAACTTCAGCTTAAGGTAAAATAGCCATTGACATCACTAACTATGAGGACTGAACAGCAATGCAGCAAAGCTGTCAAACATCAGAATTAGGCTCCACAGCACAATAATGCGAATTAAACAAAAAGTTGGCAAGAGACAGGGATGCGGAAGAGGAGAAGACTTATTATCTTGGATGGCACCTATTATCTTATAATCTAATTTGGTCAAAATAACACAGAAGGAGCAAAAACACTAAAGCAGCAAGCAAAAGATCCAATGCTTAAAATCACTCAGACAAGTTGCATCAAGCAGAGATACTACATGCTTAGACAGCTAGCTCAATAACATGTCAGGTATTCAACAACAGATCATCAAGTACTTCTAACACCCCATTTAAACCAATACATCACttgacaaacaaaaagaaacacttTAAAAGCTCACCTTCTGATAAATCCCTTCACCACGAGCAACTGGCAATACTTTGACAGATTGGAAAAATGCAGAACTCACAGGATTCTTAAAACAGCGATCAGAAGCACAAAGCGTCCATCTCAAGTTCTGAGCATCCATCAATACACTGGGAGGAAGCAGTGAAGCAATAATAAACGGGTCATCCACTGAAGCAACATGATTGCTCACCTGCAACAGACCATTATCCTCAACAATTACCTCATCACCACAAACCCAAAACAATTCCTCAAAATAAATCCCAAAACTGCAAAGAGTAAgccaatagaaaaacaaaaaacacaagcatTATTGTTCCAAAGCCCACAAAGTAGAACGACCAAACTATACCGTTAAAAGAGGCTTGTTCTTGGGTCTATGCAGCAATGCATCATGTAATTTCTCCACACCATAAACCTGCGATACCCCAAAATCCCAAATTAGTAATTCTCGCAGAACCTCAGTCCTCAAAGCCAAAGATTACAAAAACAGTTCAGTCACGAACAAAGCAATTCCTCCTACCTGAACACGATTAAGTCCGTGCATAAACACATGACACATGTTTCCAAGCAGAGGCACAGCCACTGACTGAACCATTCGTATAATAACCGATTCTTCATCAGCATTAAAGTCCTTGCTGACTGCACCCACAGAATTCAGAGGTAATTCAGTAAATACGCGTCAATCTATGGGCGAATGTTGGTAATTAAGTATGTATATGCACGTACATAAAATACAAACATCCATCTCATGTATGTAcgtattttgtttctttatggaTGCATATAATGTAACAACGACACGTGTCAatgtgtatgtatgtatgcatgtgaAGAGTTTAAATATACGGTGAGGTGCATGTATGGATGTATGGATGGATAAATGAAGTAGTGGAAAGAAGGTGACCTCGTTTGCGATAGAAAGCGGAGTGGGAGTGGAGAGAATCTCGCCGAAAATCACGGAAATGGTTGAGCCACCGTTGGACGGTGGAGGAGAAGTAACCATCGGACGCGGCGGAGAAAATATGAGGACGGCGGCGATGACGATCAACCACCACTCTAAAGCGGTCTCGCAGACGGAGCTGTAGTGCTTTAGCTTTGCTCTTCCATAGATCTCCTCTTCCTAGCTCTATCCTCTGCACTGCCATTTTCACTTCATAAAGAGAGATCTCTTgctcttttattgttttgagaaataaatttttatttttattttgaaagcagAAGCGTGAGTGTAGAGAAGGAAGGGTTTGAGTTGATTAGTATTGGAGGTGAGACTTTGGGGGTTGGTTCTAACGAACGCATAAGGGAGGTTGTGCGTAGGTTAAGAGATGGCTTTTGGGTTTGGACGGTCAAGCCATGGGTTTTAAAACTGATCCTGACTTGTTTTAAatccaagttaatttatttttttaatttcataaaaaaaataaaatgatttataatcaGGTTATGGATAAACTTGactttttaattggattatatcagtttaattttttatttttgttaaaactcTATATGATAAAAATCTAGATCATGGATCAACCAACCTATCTTGTCGAGGTTGCTTGATCCAACCCCCTTGTCATGTCATGTGGATCAATTTATCTAGTCGAGTTGAGATTTTATGGTATTGAAGGTCGTGTTTGGGTCCATGATGAAACGTGGCATGGAATTGAGGGACCAGGTTCCTGATATTTTGAGtcacaattttttattgatgagcTCGTGTAAATTCagaacaataagaaaaaaagaatgggtCGTTTCAATTTTAAGATGATTTTGGCTTCTGAACCAATTTCCTTCCAAGTAATTCACATCCATGtatttaaatttggatttttattctttaaaactacatatataaaacttaaatctaaattaaattatataatgttttttttattaatactagAAATAGactcaaaattcaataaatactTGTTCTTTCGTTGAAACCtaaattagtatttaaaagGACATTTATTATAactcacaaaaataaataaaataaaaaatatttctcggAAATacattttgaatatttaaaaattatatctaacaaatattttaatatgcaaTAATACTCtgataaattataaacatcGAGATATAGTAACATATCTTACTGGGaccatattaaaaatttaagactAGAACTGGAGGGGTGCGCCAGGCCGACGCTATAGTGCAACGCGAAGGCGACGCCCGAGAGCCCCAGTAGCAAGCTACTGTGATGGACCCTCccccttaaaaaattaatttaatatcgtGTGGGCCATTGGCCCACGTATCAGATATTAAACTGATAAGAACAGATACTACACTTGATCTTAGCCAAAAGGCCGAGAAAGGTATGAATTGCTAAGGAGCCCGCTTCGCGTTTTATAGTCTACTTCCATACGTGATGTTTCATTGCTTACCGATGTGGGAttataaaacatcaaaacacaaCAGGATGTGAAGGCACTGGTTTctcaaaatcaaaaaccaagGACGGGTGTGCTTTGCTTTGGCATAGATTCCATGGTGGGTCATCTGCTCACTGCAGTTGCTAGGACTCCGGGAAGAGGATGCTGCCAGTCCTAGGGTGAAATAGGTTGGAGAAGCTCATGGTGGGACAGGAAAAACTCTAATGGTTCCTAGGGTTCTTGGTTAGTGATGATACATGTTTAGCATAACtcaataataatgaaattttgTTGATGTTCATCGTTGGGCATGATGGAGGTCATTTCCACTGTTGGTGGAGAGTTACAACCATTGAGATATGAGACATTCTTTCTTGCATAGATAGTGTGTGTGCTGGCTCCTTGGCTCCTTCTGTAAATTGCGGGTTGTCTTTTGCATCCTTTTGTCACTGACTAAAACTAGAGAGGAGAATCATCACTTCCATAGAAGCAAATACAAAGCTTTTAAGACTAGCTAGAGTACCCTTGTTACGCTTTGGGTATTTGAACTGGATCTTGATTTACTTTTCAACGCACGAGAAGAAAGAGCCGACATTGTGGAAGCATTTTCGGTTTTCCATTATTAtgaaactttttaattaaaaattgaaaaatattctcaatacttgagaaaaataaattgaaaaatatatgaattataaGAGTTGTTAATGTTAACTATGGATTAAACCGGAAAACTtgatcttctttcttcttcatggGGATGATGAGTTGATAATTAAGTTCTTCtggaattttattattgataattttcGTCCTATCTTGATTTCCTTTGTTCCAGACATGAATGCTCTCTAATACACAATTAGCAAACCCTGACACCTGAATAAATAGAAGTGAACTTTGTTGCtagaaaatatgttttcaaatctCCTACATAAATATAATCCTATTCATACACCAACAATACACACTGATAAAACTTGTGCCATGGAGATGCTGATAGCAAAATTTATCTGCAATAAGTACTTGGAAGAAGTTTCTATCACATTCATGTAAAACCAATGTAGAAGTTCGTCTTCGTGCATCCTAGTCATCAGAGGGTCGAGTTGTAATAGAATTTGAGCTGTGAGCATAGCTAATAAATGAACATGTACAGTTTTAGATGTGTAAAACCCCGCTACTAAGGTAATTGATATAAGATTGCATCTAGATTTGATTTCCATGTCAGCGCCAGAAACTTTGAGCATTGGGCACCGTGTTTAGGGATTCATGAGTCTTGATGTCTGCAAGAATCTCAAGCATTTGTTGATAATCACATTTTGGGGGCTCCTCGCAATATCTGCCACTGGAAAAAGAGCACCTACACCTTGCACAAGCATTGGTGAGGTATGTATAGCCGAATTGGCCCAGAAAGCAACCGCATGTGATGATGTTAtttgagaaacaaaaataatgaagtgCATGAAAACACGTAGTAGTATCTGACGGTGTCAGAAAACAAAGAGAGCAAGTGCTGCCTACCTTAAGCAGGACTTCAGTTTTCAGCATATGAAAATCTGATAGTTAGGAACTGGTACTTCAACATTCAAGTAGTTTACATCAACCACAACATGGCCTAAGTCATCAGCCAAGGAGAAATATGTGTCAATAATCCTACTAAAACTTGTTTCAGCAACAGAAAGCAGTGACATTTGAATTTTGCAATCTGTGAGAtacaagaaaggaaaatgaagcTCAAACCTTCATATATGGTCCTCGCAAAATTTACATATTCAGGTATAAGATCTCTGTATATGATTCCATCAGGACGGGCATCCAGCACAACGAGGGTTCTTGTCAAATCAATATCAAACTGCATTACGCAATACTTATGGCATGAGACCTGGCTATTCCACTTGATTATGATAGTGTTTGCTTAGATAGTTACAAGAAAAGACACAAGAATAGATAACATTCTGTGGCACTCTCAGAGATATTATGTTtgataaatcaaagaaaaccaaaaacttCATATGTTCCCAAAGGAATAATAAACATGGAGCGAATTCCAGCCACATGTTCTACTCCCTATGTTGCGTGTTCAGACTTCATATGACTGAAAGGATTAACTTTTATGCTATTcacaacaatattattttgttctCAGTATTTTATGCAGGCTACAACTTCAGTATCATAAATCACACCCTACTTTTCACGAGTTCCACTGATTGAAAATGTTGAAGACAAGAAATAGCAGAGCTCGAGAGGTAGGATTACTGTTTATGCTTCTGGATCCAGAACCCTATCTGTCACAGTAATAGAACATAGCAACTTGATACTCTTTGATTTGAGAAATGTACCTGGTGCCACCCAAGCTTTAATGGAACTGCTTGGCAAAGGAGCCAGCCAGAGAATGTTTCGCAAATTCCTAGAATCATAAGCGACAGTAGAACCTGAGAGGGAAAAAAGACGTTAGCACAAGCACTAACAGATTTGAAAACCTCACAACATCTTGTTTCTCTTTCTTTGATCATTTTCTTCACCAGGTGCAAGTTAAAAAGtcgacaaagaaaaaaaaacactattcaaAACTAAGAACAAAGGAAATGAAGGGATGAAAAATTGTTATTCTGAGTTGGTTATATTTAATACAGTACATTTAGAAATTAAGGGGCTGAAGTTGTTATTCCTAGCAAGTAACAGCCAGTGGACTTTTTTCCATGCAAGTTTTACCAGTTTACCTGTTTGACAATATCCCATGTTGTATGGAAATATTTCTTTATCATATGCTGGGTATTCTCTGGCATGGAACCTGCAAAATGATTAAGGAAAGGTTAATAAAACAAGCAGCAAGtcgttgggaaaaaaaaaccctcttttTTTCACAGAGTTTGATGCCCATCCATTGACGAAAGACTACAGCTATCTTATTGAACTATTTGCACTTCCTTTACCAATTGATAAACACGCGAGTACAGTTCAGTCTCTAAATGATTCGTACATGGATACATATCTGTCTGCCGCAAATAAACAAGTCTATATGGGTGTTCAAGGCCTCATGCATTGATGAACAACACCAGCTCATGCCTTCAAGATGAGAAAACCATCAACTATGTGATTGTATAACATCTTCATCACTAATTTTTTGTCAAGTTTAACCACACAATCATAGTTTCCAATGTCTAGTAGCAAAGCCACATCATCCCCAAGGGCACTAATGCAAACTAAATGTCACACAAGAAtccatctaaaaaacaaattgtaatcTCTACCACACAAAACTTATAATATACCGAGTCGTCTTGTTTCAGCAGCAATGAAAACATGACCATGAAACAGGTCAAATCCATTCAAAGACACATCAAACCCAGCGGATGGTCCTCGAGCAACAATAAGctcaaacaaaaaatcaagaaaagaattcaACTCCTGCAATTTAACAACAAAATGATAGTAATTAACATAAAAgctaagaaattttaaaaaaaaaactaaaaagcaaaGAACCCCTTTTAAGATGGATACAAAATCTCACTTATGAACCGTCTTCCATGTGGTGTTCTAGTAAGCTCACATTTGTTCTCTTTGCATCCTTCAACATCAGGTAACTATATATAACAATGTGTTCCTTGTAGCAATGATCATGAGAAATAAGACAATCTAATGTCTAATATCTGAACCTCTAACCATGAGATGAAGCAATGGGTTGTTGTGCATGGGCGAGATAGATGTCATTGTATCTAGGGTATGTCTTGAACAACCTTTCGATCTAAAACAATTGTAAAATGACAAAATCTAGTTTGATTAGCTTAACAAAGAAACTGAAAAGGTTGCTTGAAAAGTTAATGGAGGAGAAACACAAAATACAATCTAGCATGATAGATTGAATCTTGAGATGATCGATAAAATTGTACAGAATTTCTATGTTGCTTGTGATAGGTAACTATTTTTGTTCATATTCGATGCTTTTCTACCCTCTAAATACGTTCTTCAACACCGATTTTACAGAGGTGAGATGCTTGGTGCATCCAAGATTGGCTCGTGCACCATGACAAAGCATTATCGGTTGTTCTAAAGGGCTAGgcaattctttctttctgtgGAGGAACTGGCATTCCCCGACCCACCTCTCTTCTCCTTCAAGGGAAGAAGGAATGATGGCACTAGAAGGGCTCTACAACTTTAATGCCAGCTGATTTGTCCCAGTCCTCTGGGGGCATAACATCTGCCATTATCTTTTCCTGACCTTGCCAAAGAATCTGGAGACAGTAGTGGCATTGAAGAGATAAGTCAACCTGCTAGAACATCCATTTGAGCCGAACAAAACACCCCGGtgtaaagagagagagtgtgtgctTGGCCAGAAGTTCTGTGAGGACGTCCTTGTTTATTACTGCCTGAAAAATAATGACAGTAGAATGGTGTTTAGAATTTGAATTACAAGAGGTGACCTCACAAAGTTCTAAAATCAGTCTTCGGAGAACAAAagcaaagaaattaagaaaagacaacaaatccTCATTCTTCAGATCCTAACTCGAATTACAAATCAACAATCATTAAGATGGCCCCCTATTTTGACTGCCGAAGAGAACTAGGAAAATGAGCACAGAATAGATAGAAAAGTACAGAAATTGCTTTTGGAATGTGATGGGCAGTAACATGAAATAAGAGCAAAATTGCcaagatgaaaaataatcatgatcCTGCCATTCAAGCTATAAAATGGGTTT from Populus trichocarpa isolate Nisqually-1 chromosome 5, P.trichocarpa_v4.1, whole genome shotgun sequence includes these protein-coding regions:
- the LOC18098670 gene encoding uncharacterized protein LOC18098670 produces the protein MAVQRIELGRGDLWKSKAKALQLRLRDRFRVVVDRHRRRPHIFSAASDGYFSSTVQRWLNHFRDFRRDSLHSHSAFYRKRVSKDFNADEESVIIRMVQSVAVPLLGNMCHVFMHGLNRVQVYGVEKLHDALLHRPKNKPLLTVSNHVASVDDPFIIASLLPPSVLMDAQNLRWTLCASDRCFKNPVSSAFFQSVKVLPVARGEGIYQKGMDMAIAKLNSGSWVHIFPEGSRSRDGGKTMGSSKRGVGRLILDADTVPLVIPFVHTGMQEIMPIGATLPRIGKRVTVLLGDPIHFDDILDAEGVENISRGKMYDAVSSRIGQRLQQLKVQVEKLALEQSVEFQQAAAGITERAADMLQQVDWGSFGAGSHVSTEERDLPCEPRPSQELLSSGRYFRIGFSYDSIIISRMRGYMDSTELLGFAARGLFMNFRAREHTASIRDVGPVRAWKQFLEANLLGQWNAC